Proteins from a genomic interval of Aspergillus flavus chromosome 7, complete sequence:
- a CDS encoding putative O-methyltransferase, with the protein MSDTPEGIVEYGYDNITEWYLQWVKSQKSPRERYTKMLLDKLQPSPSILELGCGPGVPILRMLLDQGAQVVANDLSSKQIELAKARCPEAKLVTGSMTTLTFEPMSFHGVISFYALFHLPRSQLKAMLTTIYDWLKPGGVFVFNLATVDEEEIHGEFLGYGMFWSSYSVDQNRAMLTEIGFDILQMEVLHANDGTLEEGDPDYDSEFMWVMARKKESPDGLRNVQAV; encoded by the coding sequence ATGTCTGACACGCCTGAAGGTATTGTTGAATACGGCTACGACAATATTACAGAATGGTATCTGCAGTGGGTGAAGAGCCAGAAGTCACCACGAGAAAGATACACCAAGATGCTCCTAGACAAGCTGCAACCTTCACCCTCTATTCTAGAGCTTGGTTGCGGGCCCGGAGTTCCTATTCTAAGAATGCTTCTTGACCAAGGCGCTCAAGTGGTCGCCAATGATCTCTCATCCAAGCAGATCGAGTTAGCCAAGGCCCGTTGCCCGGAGGCCAAGCTGGTTACGGGCAGCATGACCACCCTCACTTTCGAGCCTATGAGCTTCCATGGTGTCATTAGCTTCTATGCACTGTTCCACCTTCCACGGTCGCAGCTCAAGGCCATGCTCACTACGATCTATGATTGGTTGAAGCCCGGGGGTGTCTTCGTCTTTAATCTTGCAActgtcgatgaagaagaaatccatGGCGAATTCCTAGGATATGGGATGTTCTGGAGCAGCTATAGTGTGGATCAGAACCGAGCAATGTTAACAGAAATCGGATTTGATATCTTACAGATGGAAGTATTGCACGCAAATGATGGAACGTTGGAGGAGGGGGATCCGGACTATGATTCCGAGTTTATGTGGGTAATGgcacgaaagaaagaatctcCCGACGGTCTAAGAAATGTACAAGCAGTGTGA
- a CDS encoding putative ATPase has protein sequence MPVSGSSARLCVDYIPATLGSRRVSILPRGTRPAYARQCRRSVQRSYASVSRSQTPSPAIIHITKGLNTRGPRLGHEYMRQYATAAANEARSDVAAELQGGPLKEYDARVQQGRLRDDPYQRQIIGRLQDLHERLRGYHPPAVIHPNPESLDLQPKTSFLGSLFGRGKAKEELIIPENLPKGLYMYGDVGCGKTMLMDLFYETLPSNIVSKSRIHFHNFMQDVHKRMHVVKMQYGNDFDALPLVAAAIAEKSSVLCFDEFQCTDVADAMILRRLLESLMSHGVVLITTSNRHPDDLYKNGIQRESFIPCINLLKTALDVINLNSPTDYRKIPRPPSGVYHHPLGQDADQHAQKWFEFLGDPKDPPHPETQEVWGRKIEVPLASGRAAQFSFQQLIGRATGAADYLELVRNYDAFIITDVPGMTLNQRDLARRFITFIDAVYESRAKLVLTTEVPLTNLFLSEAEMKSSLGDGEGSDLSDAMRMMMDDLGLSMQALKSTSIFSGDEERFAFARALSRLSEMGSKQWVERGLGVGLNAEQGKSEHDAWKKVLQGHEYEHIEDIRTMV, from the exons ATGCCAGTGAGCGGGTCGTCGGCGAGACTCTGCGTGGACTACATTCCAGCCACGCTGGGGTCTCGAAGGGTGTCAATACTGCCTCGAGGCACGAGGCCGGCCTATGCCAGACAATGCAGAAGAAGTGTACAACGGTCATATGCCAGTGTGAGCCGTTCCCAGACGCCAAGCCCGGCAATCATCCATATAACCAAAGGCTTGAATACCCGTGGGCCACGGCTGGGTCATGAGTATATGCGACAGTacgcaacagcagcagcgaaTGAGGCCAGGTCGGATGTTGCAGCTGAGCTACAGGGTGGTCCTTTAAAAGAGTATGATGCGCGAGTGCAACAGGGTCGGCTACGGGATGACCCATACCAGAGAC AGATAATTGGGAGGCTACAGGACTTACACGAAAGGCTACGAGGCTACCATCCTCCGGCCGTCATCCACCCGAATCCCGAATCCTTGGATCTTCAGCCGAAAACTTCATTCCTGGGCTCTTTGTTCGGGCGTGGcaaggcaaaggaagagTTAATCATCCCTGAGAACCTTCCGAAAGGCCTGTATATGTATGGAGATGTCGGGTGTGGGAAAACAATGCTCATGGATTTGTTCTACGAGACCTTGCCGTCGAATATCGTGTCCAAGTCTCGTATTCATTTCCACAATTTCATGCAAGATGTCCATAAGCGCATGCATGTGGTCAAAATGCAGTACGGCAATGATTTTGATGCGTTGCCTTTGGTAGCAGCGGCCATTGCCGAGAAATCGAGTGTGTTGTGTTTCGACGAGTTCCAGTGTACGGATGTTGCGGATGCTATGATTCTGCGGAGGCTTCTGGAGTCCCTCATGTCCCATGGGGTCGTGCTCATCACCACTTCCAACAGGCACCCCGACGATCTATACAAGAATGGCATCCAGCGGGAGTCGTTCATCCCGTGCATCAACCTGCTGAAAACCGCTCTGGACGTGATCAACTTGAACTCCCCCACAGACTACCGCAAAATCCCTCGGCCGCCTTCCGGCGTCTACCACCACCCACTGGGTCAGGATGCTGACCAACACGCCCAGAAATGGTTCGAGTTCCTGGGTGATCCTAAAGATCCTCCCCATCCAGAAACGCAGGAGGTCTGGGGCCGCAAGATCGAGGTTCCCCTGGCGAGCGGCAGAGCCGCTCAGTTTAGCTTTCAGCAGCTGATCGGTCGAGCGACAGGAGCTGCAGACTACCTGGAGTTAGTTCGGAACTATGACGCCTTTATCATCACGGACGTGCCCGGGATGACCTTGAATCAGCGAGATCTCGCTCGTCGGTTCATTACTTTCATTGATGCCGTCTATGAAAGCAGG GCCAAACTAGTCCTGACCACGGAAGTGCCTTTGAccaacctcttcctctccgagGCGGAAATGAAGAGCTCTCTCGGGGATGGCGAAGGGAGCGATCTCTCCGACGCAATGCGCATGATGATGGACGACCTTGGTCTATCCATGCAAGCTCTCAAGTCCACATCCATCTTCAGCGGTGACGAGGAACGGTTTGCATTTGCCCGAGCGCTCTCGCGTCTCTCCGAGATGGGCAGCAAGCAATGGGTGGAGCGGGGGTTGGGGGTCGGATTGAATGCTGAGCAGGGGAAAAGCGAGCACGACGCATGGAAGAAA GTTTTGCAAGGCCATGAGTATGAACATATTGAAGATATCCGCACGATGGTGTGA
- a CDS encoding L-PSP endoribonuclease family protein Brt1 (putative protein mmf1), whose amino-acid sequence MWKPNRTPVRTQDAPLPPSFLSQAIVAGEQIYCSGQVGVSPSTGKMVEGPIQERTKQILRNLSAVLVAGGSSLQDVVKVNIFLADMGDFAAVNEVYESFFQDPKPARTCVAVKTLPLGTDVEIECTGLVTKRRTQGNSRL is encoded by the exons ATGTGGAAGCCCAACAGGACACCCGTCCGCACGCAGGACGCACCTTTGCCTCCGTCCTTCCTCTCGCAGGCCATCGTGGCCGGTGAGCAGATCTACTGCTCGGGACAAGTGGGTGTGAGTCCCAGCACGGGAAAGATGGTCGAAGGACCCATCCAGGAGCGAACG AAACAAATCCTCCGCAACCTGAGCGCCGTTCTCGTCGCGGGCGGCTCGAGTCTCCAGGACGTGGTGAAGGTGAATATATTCCTGGCGGACATGGGGGATTTTGCCGCGGTGAACGAGGTCTACGAGAGCTTTTTCCAGGATCCCAAGCCG GCCCGGACGTGTGTGGCTGTCAAGACGTTGCCACTGGGAACGGATGTTGAGATTGAGTGTACGGGCCTGGTGACGAAGAGACGAACTCAGGGGAACTCTCGTCTGTAA
- a CDS encoding serine-threonine rich protein has translation MVYPLPPSNPRAIRLSRTLSASPTPAPHQITSHILKSSTQVRNLWGCSRQRFGNLDAYAQIRIARYQRLSQSRTGGTPAIHPRKPQVLWGHQHHYRHPWWNTRWGWTRSKPHGPGSTQHATRPQKSFWEAESARMQQRMEQIQKEIAADPYTALFGRRFQVLDFPSNIENRIMSACRSVFGVGKADEIDRTTPVAQAKGVQDLEYDPIRNRMVPRKSSEQTTVTGGRESPDTLVRNPTRYENKSGYLSVVDRSKEHSNEGASARQDSEPVKENQTDPSNIRGQADTESGGATLNEPHQRQNSVERPVSEVESHENDMKKQLDSERGTQADVPDNQNCSKSPGFNPDHNKSTGAAVLEPAQQQELRMREERAEDLDLLRASDIRSLYNAKSLNGESEVRRKTRKDLDNAFDSYVDPVSDIRAQDVRARFQEPESASSVIGTTSGPATLESTTQFHSEDSSKSFELPVQEERTDASFPGKHAHKNTHVTAGSSLIGDTYRVLAYDPSTLQITRAETNSSFHTTHEFLHPSEILPRLNNPSKFLPYFEEMQTDGYEIVSGGGDILVFRKSLVEKAKSELGAYVRDEPLFSDEASRRSITADTASPASGPGPDCSETNVPPPKSRSRAGKILRRMLIGGFATAATCYALGVVSEYFRTGGQDGRGIDGFTEFESERRHRDRG, from the coding sequence ATGGTGTACCCTCTTCCACCGTCAAATCCGAGAGCGATAAGGCTTTCCAGAACGTTATCGGCAAGCCCGACTCCAGCTCCACACCAGATCACCTCCCACATCCTAAAGAGCTCCACTCAAGTCCGAAACCTATGGGGATGTTCTCGCCAACGATTCGGAAACCTTGATGCCTACGCACAGATACGGATAGCCCGATATCAACGCCTTTCTCAATCGAGAACAGGTGGTACACCGGCCATTCATCCACGAAAACCCCAAGTACTATGGGGCCATCAACACCACTACCGTCACCCGTGGTGGAATACAAGATGGGGCTGGACTAGATCCAAACCCCACGGCCCCGGATCCACTCAGCATGCGACACGCCCTCAGAAGAGCTTCTGGGAAGCGGAAAGTGCCCGGATGCAGCAGAGGATGGAGCAGATACAGAAAGAAATCGCCGCCGATCCATACACAGCGCTTTTCGGGAGAAGGTTTCAGGTGTTGGACTTCCCCAGTAACATAGAGAATAGGATTATGTCGGCGTGTCGTTCGGTTTTCGGCGTGGGCAAAGCAGACGAGATCGACAGAACCACCCCTGTTGCGCAGGCCAAGGGTGTGCAGGACCTTGAATATGATCCGATTCGTAATCGTATGGTCCCTAGGAAATCGTCCGAGCAAACCACCGTTACAGGCGGCAGAGAATCTCCGGACACCCTTGTCAGAAACCCCACGCGGTATGAAAACAAGAGCGGCTACCTCTCTGTTGTCGATCGGTCGAAAGAGCATTCAAATGAGGGTGCAAGTGCAAGGCAAGATTCAGAGCCGGTGAAGGAAAACCAGACAGATCCATCAAATATCAGGGGACAAGCAGACACAGAATCAGGCGGAGCTACTCTCAATGAACCTCATCAGCGTCAGAATTCCGTCGAACGCCCGGTATCAGAAGTGGAAAGTCATGAAAACGATATGAAAAAGCAACTCGATTCGGAGCGTGGGACACAAGCGGATGTACCTGACAATCAAAATTGTTCCAAATCTCCAGGATTCAACCCAGACCATAACAAATCCACCGGCGCCGCAGTTCTGGAACCAGCTCAACAACAAGAATTACggatgagagaagagagggcAGAGGATCTGGACCTCCTGCGTGCTAGCGATATCCGTTCGTTATATAATGCAAAGAGCTTGAATGGAGAGTCCGAGGTGCGGCGCAAGACGCGCAAGGACTTGGATAACGCGTTTGACTCTTATGTAGACCCCGTCAGCGATATCAGGGCTCAAGACGTAAGAGCGAGGTTTCAGGAACCGGAGTCCGCATCGTCAGTGATCGGAACAACAAGCGGACCCGCCACACTGGAAAGTACGACTCAATTCCATTCAGAAGACAGTTCCAAAAGCTTTGAGTTACCTGTCCAAGAAGAGCGCACGGATGCATCGTTTCCTGGCAAGCATGCTCACAAGAACACCCATGTCACTGCCGGCAGCTCTCTGATCGGCGACACTTACCGCGTTTTAGCATATGATCCTTCGACCCTCCAGATCACACGAGCAGAGACAAACTCATCCTTTCATACAACGCACGAGTTCCTTCACCCTTCAGAAATACTTCCACGACTGAATAACCCATCCAAGTTCTTGCCATATTTCGAAGAGATGCAAACCGATGGCTACGAAATTGTCTCGGGCGGCGGAGATATACTTGTGTTTAGAAAGTCTCTCGtggagaaagcgaagagCGAGCTTGGTGCCTATGTGAGAGACGAACCCTTGTTCAGCGATGAGGCTTCACGTCGATCAATTACTGCCGACACCGCTAGCCCTGCATCTGGTCCTGGTCCTGATTGCTCTGAAACCAATGTACCTCCTCCAAAGAGCAGAAGTAGAGCTGGCAAAATCCTACGCCGGATGCTCATCGGTGGGTTTGCCACGGCAGCAACGTGCTATGCCCTCGGTGTTGTCAGCGAATATTTTCGAACCGGTGGACAAGATGGACGAGGTATTGACGGGTTTACCGAATTTGAATCCGAAAGGCGGCACAGGGATCGAGGTTAG
- a CDS encoding cation efflux protein encodes MGFKITRSQRLSAVIGISSVFFVAEISIGFYTHSLALIADAFHYLNDLIGFIVALVALRVSETDDAPKSLSFGWQRAQLLGAFFNGALLFALGISVFLQSIERFISMQYVENPKLMFIMGAVGLGLNLISAIFLHEHDHGHGHHEHSAGPLSPIPHSSYESDISEHHNHKHQMHGTQPTSLGHDLGMLGVLLHVVSDAANNLGVMAAALVIWLAHYEGRYYADPGTSMGIAMMIMLSSLPLVRRSGLILLESAPNGLDPADVKHDLEKVPGVLAIHELHIWRLNQNKTLASVHVVVSDPSVTNFAKTTKTINECFHAYGIHSATLQPETCSMAEVICTEHESVETVQELRKRSLEKCQMMCGTLCEELTCCG; translated from the exons atGGGCTTCAAAATAACGCGCTCACAGCGTTTGTCCGCAGTGATTGGGATTTCCTCGGTTTTCTTCGTGGCGGAGATTTCCA TCGGATTTTATACGCATTCTTTGGCTTTGATCGCTGATGCCTTCCACTAC TTGAATGATCTGATCGGCTTTATAGTGGCATTGGTGGCTCTCAGG GTGTCCGAGACAGACGATGCGCCCAAATCCTTGTCCTTCGGATGGCAGCGAGCCCAGCTACTCGGCGCTTTCTTTAACGGTGCGCTTCTTTTCGCCCTGGGGATCAGCGTGTTCCTACAATCGATAGAGCGATTCATTTCAATGCAGT ATGTGGAGAATCCCAAGCTTATGTTCATCATGGGCGCTGTGGGGTTGGGTCTGAATCTGATCAGTGCAATCTTCCTGCATG AACATGACCACGGACACGGCCATCATGAGCATTCGGCAGGACCGTTGTCCCCGATTCCACATAGCAGTTATGAGTCAGATATCTCCGAG CATCATAATCACAAACACCAAATGCATGGCACGCAACCGACCTCCCTGGGACATGATTTGGGTATGCTAGGTGTTTTGCTCCACGTGGTCAGCGATGCGGCCAATAACCTAGGGGTCATGGCTGCGGCCTTGGTGATCTGGCTGGCACATTATGAGGGCAGGTACTATGCAGATCCAGGCACAAGTATGGGGATCGCCATGATGATTATGCTGTCTTCACTTCCTCTCG TGCGACGATCTGGCCTGATTCTGTTGGAGAGCGCTCCAAACGGGTTGGATCCGGCGGACGTTAAACATGATCTGGAAAAG GTACCTGGTGTTTTAGCCATCCACGAGCTTCACATCTGGCGTCTGAATCAGAACAAGACTCTGGCATCGGTCCACGTCGTAGTCTCCGATCCGTCCGTAACGAACTTTGCCAAGACGACCAAGACCATCAACGAGTGCTTTCATGCGTACGGCATCCATTCGGCAACACTCCAGCCGGAAACGTGTTCCATGGCGGAGGTCATCTGTACAGAACATGAATCGGTGGAGACCGTGCAGGAGCTACGCAAGAGATCGCTGGAGAAATGCCAAATGATGTGCGGAACGTTGTGTGAGGAGTTGACATGCTGTGGGTAG
- a CDS encoding putative mitochondrial ATPase, which translates to MPVSGSSARLCVDYIPATLGSRRVSILPRGTRPAYARQCRRSVQRSYASVSRSQTPSPAIIHITKGLNTRGPRLGHEYMRQYATAAANEARSDVAAELQGGPLKEYDARVQQGRLRDDPYQRQIIGRLQDLHERLRGYHPPAVIHPNPESLDLQPKTSFLGSLFGRGKAKEELIIPENLPKGLYMYGDVGCGKTMLMDLFYETLPSNIVSKSRIHFHNFMQDVHKRMHVVKMQYGNDFDALPLVAAAIAEKSSVLCFDEFQCTDVADAMILRRLLESLMSHGVVLITTSNRHPDDLYKNGIQRESFIPCINLLKTALDVINLNSPTDYRKIPRPPSGVYHHPLGQDADQHAQKWFEFLGDPKDPPHPETQEVWGRKIEVPLASGRAAQFSFQQLIGRATGAADYLELVRNYDAFIITDVPGMTLNQRDLARRFITFIDAVYESRAKLVLTTEVPLTNLFLSEAEMKSSLGDGEGSDLSDAMRMMMDDLGLSMQALKSTSIFSGDEERFAFARALSRLSEMGSKQWVERGLGVGLNAEQGKSEHDAWKKVRSHWSEDNM; encoded by the exons ATGCCAGTGAGCGGGTCGTCGGCGAGACTCTGCGTGGACTACATTCCAGCCACGCTGGGGTCTCGAAGGGTGTCAATACTGCCTCGAGGCACGAGGCCGGCCTATGCCAGACAATGCAGAAGAAGTGTACAACGGTCATATGCCAGTGTGAGCCGTTCCCAGACGCCAAGCCCGGCAATCATCCATATAACCAAAGGCTTGAATACCCGTGGGCCACGGCTGGGTCATGAGTATATGCGACAGTacgcaacagcagcagcgaaTGAGGCCAGGTCGGATGTTGCAGCTGAGCTACAGGGTGGTCCTTTAAAAGAGTATGATGCGCGAGTGCAACAGGGTCGGCTACGGGATGACCCATACCAGAGAC AGATAATTGGGAGGCTACAGGACTTACACGAAAGGCTACGAGGCTACCATCCTCCGGCCGTCATCCACCCGAATCCCGAATCCTTGGATCTTCAGCCGAAAACTTCATTCCTGGGCTCTTTGTTCGGGCGTGGcaaggcaaaggaagagTTAATCATCCCTGAGAACCTTCCGAAAGGCCTGTATATGTATGGAGATGTCGGGTGTGGGAAAACAATGCTCATGGATTTGTTCTACGAGACCTTGCCGTCGAATATCGTGTCCAAGTCTCGTATTCATTTCCACAATTTCATGCAAGATGTCCATAAGCGCATGCATGTGGTCAAAATGCAGTACGGCAATGATTTTGATGCGTTGCCTTTGGTAGCAGCGGCCATTGCCGAGAAATCGAGTGTGTTGTGTTTCGACGAGTTCCAGTGTACGGATGTTGCGGATGCTATGATTCTGCGGAGGCTTCTGGAGTCCCTCATGTCCCATGGGGTCGTGCTCATCACCACTTCCAACAGGCACCCCGACGATCTATACAAGAATGGCATCCAGCGGGAGTCGTTCATCCCGTGCATCAACCTGCTGAAAACCGCTCTGGACGTGATCAACTTGAACTCCCCCACAGACTACCGCAAAATCCCTCGGCCGCCTTCCGGCGTCTACCACCACCCACTGGGTCAGGATGCTGACCAACACGCCCAGAAATGGTTCGAGTTCCTGGGTGATCCTAAAGATCCTCCCCATCCAGAAACGCAGGAGGTCTGGGGCCGCAAGATCGAGGTTCCCCTGGCGAGCGGCAGAGCCGCTCAGTTTAGCTTTCAGCAGCTGATCGGTCGAGCGACAGGAGCTGCAGACTACCTGGAGTTAGTTCGGAACTATGACGCCTTTATCATCACGGACGTGCCCGGGATGACCTTGAATCAGCGAGATCTCGCTCGTCGGTTCATTACTTTCATTGATGCCGTCTATGAAAGCAGG GCCAAACTAGTCCTGACCACGGAAGTGCCTTTGAccaacctcttcctctccgagGCGGAAATGAAGAGCTCTCTCGGGGATGGCGAAGGGAGCGATCTCTCCGACGCAATGCGCATGATGATGGACGACCTTGGTCTATCCATGCAAGCTCTCAAGTCCACATCCATCTTCAGCGGTGACGAGGAACGGTTTGCATTTGCCCGAGCGCTCTCGCGTCTCTCCGAGATGGGCAGCAAGCAATGGGTGGAGCGGGGGTTGGGGGTCGGATTGAATGCTGAGCAGGGGAAAAGCGAGCACGACGCATGGAAGAAAGTGAGGAGTCATTGGAGTGAGGATAATATGTGA
- a CDS encoding nucleoside phosphorylase domain-containing protein, whose translation MATMKPSHHDYTVAWVCALPLEMTAAELMLKEIHDPLPQPPTDPNAYTLGKLGEHNVVIACLPSGVYGITSAAAVLAKMHSTFPSLRFALMVGIAGGVPSRSTDVRLGDVVVSIPSGTSGGVVQYDFGKTLPDGRFQRASSLNKPSQLLLNTVSKVRSKYAITEADIDGTISRILNTNERLKQQFSRPHRDWLFNAEYIHEGNHPDCLECDQTQLVKRASRDSSEPHIHYGLIASANQVMKGAKARDSLAQDSNVLCFEMEAAGLMDQLSCLVIRGICDYCDSHKNKEWQGYAALAAATYTRLLLAAVPSQENISHRNYALAQVNETLIRRQIAALRNLYVSLYQDQKKPEP comes from the coding sequence ATGGCGACCATGAAGCCTTCTCACCACGACTACACCGTTGCCTGGGTGTGCGCGTTGCCGCTGGAGATGACAGCTGCGGAACTCATGCTCAAGGAGATTCATGACCCCCTTCCTCAACCTCCAACCGATCCTAACGCCTATACACTTGGCAAACTGGGGGAACACAATGTCGTTATCGCCTGCCTACCCTCAGGTGTTTATGGAATTACGTCCGCTGCAGCTGTCCTAGCTAAGATGCATTCAACATTCCCTTCCCTAAGATTTGCCTTGATGGTGGGTATTGCAGGTGGTGTACCCAGCAGAAGCACCGATGTTCGTCTTGGGGATGTGGTAGTTAGCATACCATCCGGTACTTCAGGAGGTGTGGTGCAATATGATTTTGGAAAGACACTACCCGATGGACGCTTTCAACGCGCCAGCTCGCTCAACAAGCCCTCCCAATTATTACTCAACACCGTGTCCAAAGTGCGCAGCAAATATGCGATTACGGAGGCAGATATTGATGGGACTATTTCTCGTATACTGAACACAAATGAGAGGTTAAAACAACAATTCTCACGACCTCATAGAGACTGGCTTTTTAATGCAGAATACATACACGAAGGAAACCATCCTGATTGCTTGGAATGTGACCAGACCCAGTTAGTGAAACGAGCCTCCCGAGACTCTTCTGAGCCTCATATTCATTACGGTTTGATAGCGTCCGCAAATCAAGTTATGAAGGGCGCAAAAGCACGAGACTCTCTTGCCCAAGACTCAAATGTTCTCTGCTTCGAAATGGAGGCAGCTGGACTCATGGATCAGCTGTCTTGCTTGGTGATCAGAGGCATTTGTGACTACTGCGACTCCCATAAGAATAAAGAATGGCAGGGATACGCAGCGCTTGCCGCTGCTACTTATACTCGGCTCCTTCTAGCAGCTGTCCCATCTCAAGAAAATATTAGCCACAGAAATTACGCGTTAGCTCAAGTGAACGAAACGCTGATAAGAAGACAGATAGCTGCTCTGAGAAACCTTTATGTGTCACTCTATcaagaccaaaaaaaacCGGAACCCTGA